In Eubalaena glacialis isolate mEubGla1 chromosome 2, mEubGla1.1.hap2.+ XY, whole genome shotgun sequence, a single genomic region encodes these proteins:
- the LACTB gene encoding serine beta-lactamase-like protein LACTB, mitochondrial isoform X1, whose product MYRLLSAVTTRAATHGSCAWGCGRRAAHQRARLPPLGPVWVGGLGLGLGLALGVKLAGGLRGASPAPPTAAPDPETPPQAEPLPPQEQPLAQWSPQTPTPPHSRRFARAIDRSRDLLHRIKDEVGAPGIVVGVSVDGKEVWSEGLGYADVENRVPCKPETVMRIASISKSLTMVAIAKLWEAGKLDLDIPVQHYVPEFPEKEYEGEKVSVTTRLLISHLSGIRHYEKDMKKVKEEKAYKALKMMKGTMESDQEKELKEKGGKSNEKNDFAKAKIEQDNEAKDRNSKPCKRKNDFEQGELYLKEKFENSIESLRLFKNDPLFFKPGSQFLYSTFGYTLLAAIVERASGYKYLDYMQKIFHDLDMLTTVQEENEPVIYNRARFYVYNKKRRLVNTPYVDNSYKWAGGGFLSTVGDLLKFGNAMLYGYQVGLFKNSNENLLPGYLKPETMLMIWTPVPNTEMSWDREGKYAMAWGVVEKKQTYGSCRKQRHYASHTGGAVGASSVLLVLPEELDAATINNKFPPRGIVVSIICNMQSVGLNNTALKIALEFDKDRSDTP is encoded by the exons ATGTACCGGCTCCTGTCAGCCGTGACAACCCGGGCCGCGACCCACGGGAGCTGCGCCTGGGGCTGCGGGCGGCGCGCAGCTCACCAGCGTGCCAGGCTGCCGCCGCTCGGCCCCGTCTGGGTCGGGGGCCTCGGGCTGGGTCTGGGGCTGGCGCTCGGGGTGAAGCTGGCCGGCGGGCTGAGGGGTGCGTCCCCCGCGCCGCCCACCGCGGCCCCAGACCCCGAGACGCCGCCTCAGGCCGAGCCGCTGCCGCCGCAGGAGCAGCCCCTCGCCCAGTGGTCTCCGCAGACCCCGACGCCGCCGCACTCAAGGCGCTTTGCCAGAGCCATCGACCGCAGCCGCGACCTCCTGCACAGGATCAAG GATGAGGTGGGCGCACCGGGCATTGTGGTTGGAGTCTCTGTAGATGGAAAAGAAGTCTGGTCAGAAG GTTTAGGTTATGCTGATGTTGAGAATCGTGTACCATGCAAGCCAGAGACAGTTATGAGAATTGCCAGTATCAGCAAAAGCCTCACCATGGTTGCTATTGCCAAATTGTGGGAAGCAGGGAAACTGGATCTTGATATTCCAGTACAACATTATGTTCCTGAATTCccagaaaaagaatatgaaggTGAAAAG GTTTCTGTCACAACAAGATTATTGATTTCCCACTTAAGTGGAATTCGTCATTatgaaaaggacatgaaaaaggTGAAAGAAGAGAAAGCTTATAAAGCCTTGAAGATGATGAAAGGGACGATGGAATCTGACCAAgaaaaagagttaaaagaaaaaggaggcaaaAGTAATGAAAAGAATGACTTTGCTAAAGCTAAGATAGAGCAAGATAATGAAGCCAAAGACCGCAATTCAAAACCTTGCAAGAGAAAGAATGATTTTGAACAAGGCGaattatatttgaaagaaaaatttgaaaattcaatTGAATCCctaagattatttaaaaatgacCCTTTGTTCTTTAAACCTG GTAGTCAGTTTTTGTATTCAACTTTTGGCTATACCCTATTGGCAGCCATAGTAGAAAGAGCTTCAGGATATAAATATTTGGACTATATGCAGAAAATATTCCATGACTTGGATATGCTGACAACTGTGCAGGAAGAAAATGAGCCAGTGATTTACAATAGAGCAAG atTTTATGTTTACAATAAAAAGAGACGTCTTGTCAACACACCTTACGTGGATAACTCCTATAAATGGGCTGGTGGTGGATTTCTGTCTACAGTAGGTGACCTTCTGAAATTTGGGAATGCAATGCTGTATGGTTACCAAGTCGGGCTGTTTAAGAACTCAAATGAAAATCTTTTACCTGGATATCTCAAACCAGAAACAATGCTTATGATTTGGACACCAGTGCCTAACACAGAGATGTCTTGGGATAGAGAGGGTAAATATGCAATGGCATGGGGTGTTGTGGAAAAGAAGCAAACATATGGTTCTTGTAGGAAGCAACGGCATTATGCCTCACATACTGGAGGTGCAGTGGGTGCCAGTAGTGTCCTACTGGTCCTTCCTGAAGAACTGGATGCAGCAACTATAAATAACAAGTTTCCCCCAAGAGGAATAGTTGTTTCTATCATATGTAACATGCAATCTGTTGGCCTCAACAACACTGCTTTAAAGATTGCTCTGGAATTTGATAAAGACAGATCAGACACGCCTTAA
- the LACTB gene encoding serine beta-lactamase-like protein LACTB, mitochondrial isoform X2: protein MYRLLSAVTTRAATHGSCAWGCGRRAAHQRARLPPLGPVWVGGLGLGLGLALGVKLAGGLRGASPAPPTAAPDPETPPQAEPLPPQEQPLAQWSPQTPTPPHSRRFARAIDRSRDLLHRIKDEVGAPGIVVGVSVDGKEVWSEGLGYADVENRVPCKPETVMRIASISKSLTMVAIAKLWEAGKLDLDIPVQHYVPEFPEKEYEGEKVSVTTRLLISHLSGIRHYEKDMKKVKEEKAYKALKMMKGTMESDQEKELKEKGGKSNEKNDFAKAKIEQDNEAKDRNSKPCKRKNDFEQGELYLKEKFENSIESLRLFKNDPLFFKPDFMFTIKRDVLSTHLTWITPINGLVVDFCLQ, encoded by the exons ATGTACCGGCTCCTGTCAGCCGTGACAACCCGGGCCGCGACCCACGGGAGCTGCGCCTGGGGCTGCGGGCGGCGCGCAGCTCACCAGCGTGCCAGGCTGCCGCCGCTCGGCCCCGTCTGGGTCGGGGGCCTCGGGCTGGGTCTGGGGCTGGCGCTCGGGGTGAAGCTGGCCGGCGGGCTGAGGGGTGCGTCCCCCGCGCCGCCCACCGCGGCCCCAGACCCCGAGACGCCGCCTCAGGCCGAGCCGCTGCCGCCGCAGGAGCAGCCCCTCGCCCAGTGGTCTCCGCAGACCCCGACGCCGCCGCACTCAAGGCGCTTTGCCAGAGCCATCGACCGCAGCCGCGACCTCCTGCACAGGATCAAG GATGAGGTGGGCGCACCGGGCATTGTGGTTGGAGTCTCTGTAGATGGAAAAGAAGTCTGGTCAGAAG GTTTAGGTTATGCTGATGTTGAGAATCGTGTACCATGCAAGCCAGAGACAGTTATGAGAATTGCCAGTATCAGCAAAAGCCTCACCATGGTTGCTATTGCCAAATTGTGGGAAGCAGGGAAACTGGATCTTGATATTCCAGTACAACATTATGTTCCTGAATTCccagaaaaagaatatgaaggTGAAAAG GTTTCTGTCACAACAAGATTATTGATTTCCCACTTAAGTGGAATTCGTCATTatgaaaaggacatgaaaaaggTGAAAGAAGAGAAAGCTTATAAAGCCTTGAAGATGATGAAAGGGACGATGGAATCTGACCAAgaaaaagagttaaaagaaaaaggaggcaaaAGTAATGAAAAGAATGACTTTGCTAAAGCTAAGATAGAGCAAGATAATGAAGCCAAAGACCGCAATTCAAAACCTTGCAAGAGAAAGAATGATTTTGAACAAGGCGaattatatttgaaagaaaaatttgaaaattcaatTGAATCCctaagattatttaaaaatgacCCTTTGTTCTTTAAACCTG atTTTATGTTTACAATAAAAAGAGACGTCTTGTCAACACACCTTACGTGGATAACTCCTATAAATGGGCTGGTGGTGGATTTCTGTCTACAGTAG